From Pandoraea norimbergensis, the proteins below share one genomic window:
- the phhA gene encoding phenylalanine 4-monooxygenase has translation MSTTAMLQEQFDAGLTTRPDFTIDQPVEQYGAVDHAVWQQLYERQTAMLPGRVCDAFMDGIRALDMDARRVPEFARLNEKLMASTGWQVVAVPGLVPDDVFFNHLANRRFPATWWMRRPDQLDYLQEPDCFHDVFGHVPLLANPVFADFMQAYGQAGKVAQEIGALPLLARLYWYTVEFGLMRDGDGLRIYGAGIVSSRGETEFSLTSNEPNRIGFSLDRVLRTEYRIDTFQQTYFVIDDFAQLFDAMRADLPALFKALAAEPSFAANARLPEDTQIILPA, from the coding sequence ATGTCCACCACCGCCATGCTCCAAGAGCAATTCGACGCCGGTCTCACGACCCGGCCCGACTTCACCATCGATCAACCCGTCGAGCAATACGGCGCCGTTGATCACGCGGTGTGGCAACAACTTTACGAACGCCAGACCGCCATGCTGCCGGGCCGCGTATGCGATGCCTTCATGGACGGCATTCGCGCTCTCGACATGGACGCCCGCCGCGTGCCGGAGTTCGCCCGTCTGAACGAAAAGCTCATGGCGTCCACCGGCTGGCAAGTGGTGGCAGTGCCCGGTCTCGTGCCGGACGACGTCTTCTTCAACCATCTGGCGAATCGTCGCTTTCCCGCCACGTGGTGGATGCGCCGCCCCGACCAGCTCGACTACCTGCAAGAACCTGACTGCTTTCACGATGTGTTCGGCCACGTGCCGCTGCTCGCCAATCCGGTATTCGCCGACTTCATGCAAGCCTACGGTCAGGCCGGCAAGGTCGCGCAGGAAATCGGGGCACTGCCGCTGCTGGCGCGTCTGTACTGGTACACGGTCGAATTCGGTCTGATGCGCGATGGTGACGGCCTGCGCATCTACGGTGCCGGCATCGTCTCGAGCCGCGGCGAAACCGAGTTCTCGCTGACCTCGAACGAACCGAACCGCATCGGCTTCTCGCTTGACCGGGTACTGCGTACCGAATACCGCATCGACACGTTCCAGCAAACCTACTTCGTCATCGACGACTTTGCGCAACTGTTCGACGCCATGCGCGCCGACCTGCCCGCGCTGTTCAAGGCGCTGGCGGCCGAGCCGTCGTTTGCCGCCAACGCTCGCCTGCCGGAAGATACGCAGATCATTCTGCCGGCATGA
- a CDS encoding 4a-hydroxytetrahydrobiopterin dehydratase yields MTTRLSSETRASLAEVLPEWHQVVGRDAIQRSFTFHDFNEAFGFMAQVALKAEKMNHHPEWFNVYNKVDITLSTHDADGLTQRDVDLALAIDQFAGDRASA; encoded by the coding sequence ATGACAACACGACTCTCATCCGAGACGCGCGCCAGCCTGGCGGAAGTGCTGCCCGAGTGGCACCAGGTGGTTGGACGCGACGCGATCCAGCGCAGCTTCACGTTTCACGATTTCAATGAGGCTTTCGGCTTCATGGCGCAGGTCGCGCTCAAGGCCGAAAAGATGAATCACCATCCGGAGTGGTTCAACGTCTACAACAAGGTCGACATCACGCTTTCGACGCACGATGCCGATGGTCTTACCCAGCGCGACGTCGATCTGGCGCTCGCCATCGATCAGTTCGCGGGCGATCGCGCCTCGGCCTGA
- a CDS encoding SET domain-containing protein, which yields MSAKRRIEVRKSGVHGKGVYAVRRLKKGERVIEYKGEVISWKEALRRHPHDPAHPTHTFYFSLEDGRCIDGKVDGNNARWINHSCAPNCEAREEGEHVQIYAMREIDAGEELFYDYGLVIDARYTAKLKREYACHCGSKQCRGTLLAPKN from the coding sequence ATGTCAGCTAAGCGCAGAATCGAAGTCAGAAAATCCGGCGTCCACGGCAAGGGCGTATACGCGGTCAGGCGTCTCAAAAAAGGCGAACGCGTGATCGAGTACAAGGGCGAGGTCATTTCGTGGAAAGAAGCGTTGCGTCGTCATCCGCACGACCCGGCGCACCCCACGCATACGTTCTACTTCAGCCTGGAAGACGGGCGCTGCATCGACGGCAAAGTCGACGGCAACAACGCGCGCTGGATCAACCACTCGTGCGCGCCAAATTGTGAAGCGCGCGAAGAGGGCGAGCACGTACAGATCTACGCCATGCGCGAGATCGACGCCGGCGAAGAGCTTTTCTATGATTACGGATTAGTGATCGACGCGCGTTACACGGCCAAACTCAAGCGCGAGTACGCCTGCCATTGCGGCAGCAAACAGTGCCGTGGCACATTGCTCGCACCGAAGAACTGA
- a CDS encoding MarR family winged helix-turn-helix transcriptional regulator — protein MATPTPLDEALSKRVTAGLLRMGTALRSHAWEGAALAGLTPTQGEILTLLLSRGVPMRLGEIAEDAALTSATVSEAVSTLESKGLVEKRRDANDGRALALRLTARGRTAAKRASQWPNFLTTAADSLGDKECAQLYRALLKLVFTMQERGDMPPQRMCLTCSHFEAAPRGKGQFHCNHFNATYDESRIPLDCNSHEDADIATQRKVWKLYSKA, from the coding sequence ATGGCTACTCCGACCCCACTAGATGAAGCGCTCTCCAAGCGCGTAACGGCAGGTTTGTTGCGCATGGGAACGGCGTTACGGAGCCACGCCTGGGAGGGCGCGGCATTGGCTGGATTGACGCCGACGCAGGGAGAGATTCTGACGCTCCTGCTCTCGCGTGGCGTGCCGATGCGATTAGGTGAGATTGCGGAAGATGCCGCACTCACATCGGCCACGGTCAGTGAGGCCGTGAGCACACTGGAATCCAAGGGACTGGTCGAGAAACGGCGCGATGCCAACGACGGCCGGGCACTGGCACTTCGACTGACTGCACGCGGCCGTACCGCCGCCAAGCGGGCGTCGCAGTGGCCGAACTTCCTGACGACAGCGGCCGACTCGCTGGGCGACAAGGAATGTGCCCAGCTCTATCGCGCGCTGCTCAAACTGGTCTTCACGATGCAAGAGCGCGGCGACATGCCGCCGCAGCGCATGTGTCTGACCTGCTCGCACTTCGAAGCGGCGCCGCGCGGCAAGGGCCAGTTCCATTGCAATCATTTCAATGCGACTTACGACGAATCGCGTATTCCTCTCGACTGCAATTCGCACGAGGACGCGGACATCGCCACACAGCGCAAGGTCTGGAAGCTCTACAGCAAGGCTTGA